CCGCCGTTGACGTCGCCGTCCCCGAAGCCGGGGTAGGCCATGCGGGTCTGCCGGGTCAGGCCGCGCCACTTGGGCTGCGGGATGTTGGGCTCGAAGACCTGGACCATGTACGCCTCGGCCTCGCGTACGGGCTGCCACTCGAACGAGGGGCGGCCGCCCACGCCCTTGGCGCCTCTGGCCGGGCCTATGGGATCGGGTGGGCTCAAGAGTTCGAAGACGTTGTCCTGCGCCGTGTTGCTGGTGATGACGACCAGCGACTCGCGCTTCCGGTCGGCGCTGAACGCCCGCCCCTCCAGGATATAGGCCGATTTGGCGACGCTCGGGACCAGGAGGGTCTGCTGGGTCGAGAACGCCCGCGCCACCGGAATGGAGCCCAGGATGCCGAAGTCGAGCGTGATCTCGGTCTTGACGTCGTTGACCCAGCCCGCGTTGGTGTAGGCGATGCGGGCCTTGGTGCCGAAGGTGCCGATCTTGATGGGCGTAGGCGCCTTCCACTGGTACGAGGCCAGGCTGCCGGTGGGCCCGAACGGCACGTCGAAGTAGCCGTAGCCGAAGCCGAGCGTGCCGTTGCCGTAGTCCTTGAAGGAGAACGCCTGCGCCTGCGCCCCCTTCGCGGGGACGACCGGGCCGCCGGCGACCTCGCCCGCGGCGATCACGCCGGAGAACACGGCGCCAGGCAGTTGCGTGGTCGAGTCGGGGATCGCCCACTTGCTGTCCTTGACGGAACCGGCCAGGGCGCCGGCGAAGATCACCTCGCCGTCGACCGGCACGCCCGCCGGTCCCTCGACGACGCCTTGCATCTCGACGCGGCGGGTCGTCAACTCGCCCGAGGTGGGGGTGGGGAACAGCGGATCGATGAAATAGGCGCGATCGTCCTGGACGGCGCCCGTGTCGTAGGTCACCGAGGTGTAGCCGGCCCGGCAGACGCTGATATTCTGGCGCGACACCGACCCGAAGAGCGAGAATCGCCCGTTGTTGTCGGTCGTGGCCCAGCCGATGTCCGAAATGACCGTCGCGGCGCCGATTGGCTGCCCGGTCGCCGAGTCGAGCACCTGCCCGCGCAGGGGCTGGCCGAAGCCCGGGAGGAGACCCGGAAGCGTGGGCGAGATGAGCAGGACGTCGCAGCCGCCCAGGGCCGGGGCCAGGAGGCCGGCGGCGGCTGCAAGCGCGGCGGCGCGGCCGATTATCACGCGCGCATTATACCCGCACGGTCATTCGCGTCCCGGCGCTTTGTCCGCCCTGCGCGCGGAGAAAATCGCGAACACCCCCTTGACTACTTTTAAGGACCCCTTAATATAGTCTTATAGGGAGTTTTACGTTCGACTTGCTTCGGAAGGAGCACTTTTCCATGAAGAAATTTGCGGCCCTGGTCCTGGTGGGAGCTCTGGCCGGCTGCGGCGGCGCCCAGATCGCGCCAATCGCCAAGGCGCCGGCGGGTTCGACCGTCAGCGCGAAGTCCACGCCCGGCCTGCGTGCGGCGTGGGATCAGATCCACAAGCAGATCTTCGCCAACGTCGACGCCAACAAGGACGGCAAGATCGACGAGTACGAGGCCGGCACCACGATCGACCTCGACACCTTCAAGAAGGCCGACCTCAATTACGACGGCGCGGTCGACTACAACGAGTTCATGAAGCACGCCACCAAGGGCGGCTTCCTGCAGGGCAGCGACACCCCCGACAAGTTCGTCGGCCGTCTGCGCGACGAGCTGGCTGGCTCGCTCAAGAAGCTCGACACCATGCCCAAGCGCGGCTGGTTCGACAAGGGCGACGGCTTCCTGCAGGCCGAGGAGCTCACGGGCAAGGCCCTCAAGGGCGCCGGCTTGGGCTTCTACTATCCCAATCTGCGCATCTCGCTCACCGTGAGCGAGGTTTCCGAGGAGCAGTTCAAGGCCGCCGACAAGACCGGCGACGGCAAGCTCGGCCCCGCCGAGTTCGAGGACCTCTACGTGGCGCTGGTCCTCGCCGCCTTGACCCCTGCGGGCAAGTAAAGTAACTCCCTAAAACCCCCCCACCACCACCAGCGGGCGTCCTCTCCGAGGAGAGGGCGCCCGCACCACACGGGCGGCCCCAAGAGGCCGTCCAAGCCGAGAAGCAGCGCCGCCCGTGCCGCCGCGCCAGCGGCCCAAGAAACTCTCCCAAGCCGAGCCCACACAAAAAACCTTCCTCTCACACTTAACCCCCACATACCAAAATTTTTCCCCAACGATAAACGACTCCCGGAACGAGCCGGCGATAACCAAATCAAAGGAAGGGTGGATCTCCCAATCGGGAGAGGGAGGCAGCGATGAATCAGGTGACGATGGCCGCAGCGCCCAGTCGCTTGACCAGCTCGCAGGGCGCCAAGCGCGACCGCGAGAGCTTTGCTCCCGGCTACATGGGCGTCATCCAGCCTTCCGAGGATCGCTTCTACCGCCGCCCGGCCCACGAGAGCCGGAGCCGCCAGAAGCCGATCAACCTGATGGGCCTCCTGATCGCCGTGATGGTGCTGGCCCTCCTGGCCGCCCTGGCGCTCCTGCTGGCCGGCCAGCCCCTGCTGGCCCTCGCCCCCGCGGTGGTCCTGATGGCCGCCAGCGTCGGTTCCGCGATCCCGCAGGTGGCCGAAGCCCTGGCGATGCCGCTCATCGAGCGCCGGTAGCCTTCCCCAGGGTTAACCGGACGCTTAC
This window of the Candidatus Tanganyikabacteria bacterium genome carries:
- a CDS encoding carboxypeptidase regulatory-like domain-containing protein, whose protein sequence is MIIGRAAALAAAAGLLAPALGGCDVLLISPTLPGLLPGFGQPLRGQVLDSATGQPIGAATVISDIGWATTDNNGRFSLFGSVSRQNISVCRAGYTSVTYDTGAVQDDRAYFIDPLFPTPTSGELTTRRVEMQGVVEGPAGVPVDGEVIFAGALAGSVKDSKWAIPDSTTQLPGAVFSGVIAAGEVAGGPVVPAKGAQAQAFSFKDYGNGTLGFGYGYFDVPFGPTGSLASYQWKAPTPIKIGTFGTKARIAYTNAGWVNDVKTEITLDFGILGSIPVARAFSTQQTLLVPSVAKSAYILEGRAFSADRKRESLVVITSNTAQDNVFELLSPPDPIGPARGAKGVGGRPSFEWQPVREAEAYMVQVFEPNIPQPKWRGLTRQTRMAYPGFGDGDVNGGALLPSTVYTWEIHALSSKYGGVTPKAVDFGDFLPASYHQGDLDVRLRTPADILGIKDGSPPFRPFRKKTFQSKTTGMEFTR